The sequence below is a genomic window from Lolium perenne isolate Kyuss_39 chromosome 4, Kyuss_2.0, whole genome shotgun sequence.
TACCGAGCCAAACATCGAAAATGCGACAAATTTACAtcgggactccgatttcgatgatcttaggCTCATTGAAATCACAAAAACAAGGTCTACAACATTATGCATAGAAGATGCATACGAATTCCATTTTAGATGAACTTgaacttgttgtaaagctagcaacaagctcaagaacctcaaatAAATAAACACCGAGAAGCAACAACAATATAGAGATGCAAAGAATCaaatgattgagctccctaagacgatgcgatcaagttactcaactgaAAGCCTCTTTTGATAGTgcagctatctatcctataaaccggtctctcaacaaccaccttgagaccggtaaaaggaaaacctagcaagatcATACCTTTGCTTTGGGCATCCCGCTTAATCTTGATGATCACGCTTCATGCTTCATTCAAGCCGGAATGCTCACTTGATCATtgatgcttcgtgaagactcatgattgctcccccatacaccactaTGGGAAAGCTccgttgatgcacatcttcacaagtccattttcaccaaatggacggcaaactTCAAGCATGATCTTCTCGATATacacatcttgaacttgcccttcACAACCTTGATGACATCCAAGCTTGAtgccatcctctcatgggctatatgagatcataCTCTTGATGCATGACCatcgaaagatacctaacccacatagaaaaCACAAATGCATATATATAGTGGGTTAgctcatgaagcataattgacaaggcttaccgcCCACAAGCTAGATCACATAATCCAAAGTGGTACAatctttatgcttcatgtgtaGAACAACTTAAATTCAATCTTTACTCTTAGTCTTGGTTAGCATTGTATCTCTTCATGCTCTAGCATaatatcttgatcattcattgcttaacacataagctagagcatggctgacTTGAGTTTCACACAAGAACTCCATctttatttcttcttcttgatcatatcatattctTCTCTTCAAATCAATGATCTTGATGGCAATACCAAAGGTATAACATTATATTCATGCATGTCATCCAaacttgaatccaacatatggactTTAAGAAatagaacctatggaatattccttcatataaagacAATGAAAACACTAGTCTATAGagaattgtcattaattaccgaaaACACACTTAGGGGTAATGTACCCGTACACTCTCCTAGGCCTCCTGAGGCATCTTCGTTGGCTTCTGAGTAAGAGGCTTCTTGTAGGGCATCAAACATTTCACCGTCTTTGATGTCGCCTTCCGCTTCGACGACATAGTGACGATGACAAATGTCGTGTGTGGGTGATGAGGGCATGGGAGCGTGAACGGAAGAACATCGAGCATGAGAAATAAAATGGGAGGAGTGGAGAAAAAGGAACGTAAAATAGATTTTGGTTGTGTCACTAGTAGGGCTGGTCTACCTAGTTGCCACTTATGTCTGGCCCCCCAGGCAGCCCCTTGTGGATTGGGGTCAGTATGGTGCGCTAGGTGATATTTTAGGTCACGCAGGACCCAAAGCCTGTTTGAGGGCCATGATTGAGCCCTCATTTCTATCGGGTGGCCCTAATATCCATTTGAGATGCTCTAGTCTAAGCTAAGGATTAAAATCCTCTGACGGGCAACCCTACCATGCCCTAATTTTGGATCACTAACATGTGGGGCCCATCGTGCCGTGCTCGGACTTTAGGTCACTAACATGTGGGGCCAGGCATACCAcatgggccccacatgtcagtGACCGGAAATCCGTGCATAGCACGGTTGCCCTAATCAGAGGATCCATGTCCCTAAGCTAAGCTGTGAAAAAAAAATTACCTGTACACAAAAGAAACTCATTTGCAACGGTACAGTTGTGCATAAAGACATCGCGTGTGCGGACGATAATAATTTTGCCCTCACTGCGGTGTCACAGTGTCTTTTTATGACTGAGGATTAAACGGCAAATGGACACCTGGGAGAAATGGACGGTGCGCAGCTACCATCCAGATCGTTCGACTGGCGGTCCCTACATGTCATACTAACGGGCCATTCACGCGGTAGACACCAGTAGTGCGTGGAGAAACATCACGAATCACATCGGATTCTCTTGTTTACTATGCGGCGATTGAGCGTCCCCTTCTATATAATGGGACCCAAGCCCACGCAGTTTCTCATCGCCCCGTCACAAACACAAATCATCCTCCTGAGTTGATCGCACAAACCAACCCTCCCCAAAACCCCCGAGAATGTTCGGTCACCATGGCCACCACCACGGCCAGAACCCCCCGCCGGCCCAGGCCCCGGCCACCGCCGGCGGCAGCGAGCCCACCTTCAAGCTCTTCTGCAAGGCCGACGAGGGCTACTGCCTCTCCGTCCGCGACGGCAACGTCGTGCTCGCCCCCACCAACCCCCGCGACGTGAACCAGCACTGGTTCAAGGACATGCGCTTCAGCCAGAAGATCAAGGACGAGGAGGGCAACCCCGCCTTCGCCATCGTCAACAAGGCCACCGGCCTCGCCGTCAAGCACTCCCTCGGACAGGGCCACCCGGTTCGTCCGCTTTTATTTCCCCTGTTTTGATCCAACGATTTGTAGCCTGTTCGTCTTCTAGATCTAGAAATTTTTACAGTAGTTAGATTAGAAATGGAGGAGGCATAGTGATGATTTGTTGGGGCGTGCAGGTGAAACTCGTCCCGTACAACCCTGAGTACCTGGACGAGTCGGTGATGTGGACGGAGAGCGGCGACGTGGGCAAGGGCTTCCGCTGCATCCGCATGGTGAACAACACCCGCCTCAACTTCGACGCGCTCAACGGCGACAAGGACCACGGCGGCGTGCACGACGGCACCACCATCGTCCTCTGGGAGTGGGCCAAGGGCGACAACCAGAGCTGGAAGATCCTGCCCTGGGGCGAGGAGGCCTACGCCGCGGGCGGCGGCGCCAACGCGCCCCGCGGGGGTGGCTCCTCCGAGCCCACCGTCCGCATCTTCTGCAAGGCCGACGAGGGGTTCAGCGCCACCGTCCGCAACGGGGAGGTGGTGCTCGCCCCCACCAACCCGCGCGACGACCACCAGCACTGGTTCAAGGACATGAGGCACAGCAACAAGATCAAGGACGAGGAGGGGTACCCTGCCTTCGCCCTCGTCAACAAGGTCACCGGCCAGGCCATCAAGCACTCCCAGGGCGAGGGGCACCCGGTAAGCAACCTTCACTTGCATACAGATACTAGATCTGTGCTGGGGTGAAGATCTGAGAGGCCGATACTGAATGATTACGATGATGATGAACCCAACAGGTGAAGCTGGTGCCGTACAACCCCAACTACCAGGACGAGTCGGTGCTGTGGACCGAGAGCCGCGACGTGGGCGCCGGCTTCCGCTGCATCCGCATGGTCAACAACATCTACCTCAACTTCGACGCTCTCAACGGCGACAAGGACCACGGCGGCGTGCGCGACGGCACCGCGCTCGCGCTCTGGAAGTGGTGCGAGGGCGACAACCAGCGCTGGAAGATCCTCCCCTGGTGTAAGTGTCGGCTGCACAACCTTGCTTACTGGAGAACTTTGAACATATTTTAGTTCAACAGCATGCATCGTCATAAAAAATCGAAGCCTGTAGAAACTGATGGTTCATCTGCCTGCCATCTTTTGAATCTCCTTTTTGCGTTCTTGTTGCAGTATTATATTGCTAATAACGTGCTTTATTGTTGCTTGTGTTTGCAGAAACGTGTCATGCCGCTGGAGCTGCATTCATCGCCACCATGACTCACCGGAGTTGGTAGAGATCAGCGTGTGATCTGCTGCCGTGTCGCTAGAATAAAAGGTCCTTTGTGGTCAGTGGCGGTGATGTGTTCGTGAGTGTTTGTGTTTTAGTGTCGGTCCTGTCGTCGAGTCCTGCTTCCGTGAGCGAAATGAGAAGAGTTCAGTGTCTTTGGTGAGCTATCTGATGTAAGCGTTTGGCACTAGTGCTTGTTTTCCAGACCTTGGATCGTTGATGAGAAACTATGTACTGTGGTGCCGTCCTTTCATCTATGCGAATGGTAATTATCGTCCAGGTTTACGCTTGCTGATCTGCACCTTCACATGTCGATTGCCATCGTGCTTTTGGGTTCTCGTTTTAGACGGCACGGACTCTCTGACTTCGGCAGAACGTTACTTTTCCTGGCTTTGGGTCGCTGACAGACGGGTCCCACATCTCGCGGGATCCACTTGTCAGCGCCACAAACAACTCTTCTCTCTGCTCGAGCATCAAATAGGTATATCCTCTCCATCGTACTGCATTCATGGAGGTAGTACAAAAGACAGCTCTGTAGCTTTCCTGCTGACATTTAATTTCGTCCTGGAGCTTTTCGACTTTGGTGATTTTATTACTAGGTCTATAGGCTTTTGGACTTTGGTGAAAACCGTCCCTGCATTCATGGCTATGGCAGTACGCGCATGCGTGACAAGTGTTCTGCAGCTTGTTTTGTGTTTGGGTGGGTGAGAGGGCATCTCCACCACCATTCCACCAACCCATCCGCCATGGCGCCGCATAGCTGATTGAGCGTTTAAGGGACGCAGTTATCTAGTGTTGTGTTTAAGGCGTGTGTCTCTCTCTAGTCGCTCTTTAAACGAGAATCTAATTTTTTTTGTTAAAGTATCTGAAAAATACAACCGATTTATTAAACATATCACACAAATGAATATATTTCCTAAAACTGTTTTCCAAATTAAAATAGAGCAAACAATAACAAATCAAGCAAATATAATAAGTTGAGCTAGATTAAGGCGACGCCGCATTTGCTGATAAGTCTTTGATCCTCCACGTATGTTCAAAATCTGCACGGACCTCGTGATCAACCCCCGCAAGAGGGTCATAGGGACGGAAAAAAAAAACGCCCCCGCTTCGCTcgctcgccccccccccccccccgcgggcGACGGGCGAAAACCCTAGCTCTCTCAGCccagctcctcccccagctctctCCTGCCGCCGCCGTCGGCGTGGCCCGCCGGACGTTGTCCGTGCGGTGCCGGCGGCGCGGGGCCGCCTCTACCCGTCgcgcggaggcgcgggcggcctCTCGATGGCGGCGGTGCGATTCGACCGGCGGCGGTCGATCCGCGGTGTGGTATCCGCAGTCCTGGGAGGTGACGCGCGGCGCCGCGGGCGGGGGCGGCGGGGTGGCCGGACGGCTGGCGGCGCTCGCTCTGCCCTGATCTGGGCCCATCTGGGCCCGATCTGGGCTGGGGCGGGCCTCTAGCCCCTGGCTTGACATCGTTCTCCTGgaagcagcggaggtgtggtggcAGGGGTGGCGACGGCGGCACACATCCGACCAGTAGCAGCGTGGCAGCGAGTACATGGACGGGCCAGTTCGGGCTTGACTTGGTCTCTGCTACTACGTCCGGTCGACTGCCGCCAGTTCGGGCGGTGGAGGTTGTTCCCTCCGGCGTGGTTGTGCTGCTGCTATCTCCGACCTTGCACTCGCCTTATCTGATTCTAGGCCTCGCGTTGGTGACCTTTGAGCGACAGCGACAATGGCTTCAAGACCGTGGTGGCGTACGCTGGTGGACGACAGGAGGTGGAGCAGTTTGGATTGTTCGGGGTGGTGGCGTTGTGGGTCGGGAGAAATCCGTGTCGGCTTGTTCGACACCGACGCGGCGACGCCTGCGGGTGCCGTCTTTCCTTCCTGAAGGGTGTCGCGTGTACCTCTTCCCCATCACCTCCgcataccgggggaaaccctaggacttgtccgggcagcagcggcggcgtCGTCGTTTTTCCTTGTTGAAGATGTTGCTTGGTATGCGGCGATTTGGACTGCTAGGGGCGTGGTGGTACTGttccggagggcgcagcggttgcgagtCGTTTTCGTGTTCGTTGCTCAGCCGTATTCGGCATTTGTTTCTCTTATCGCTCGTTTTCTTTTTGTTTGGGCTTGGTTGTGCTGCGGTCCCAGcaagcttgttgtatcttggttgctatattaatatagcggggcgaaagcctatttcgagaagAGGGTCATAGGGACCAATATATGTTCTGGCTCGATTCTTGCGGTTATACTCGATGattatgttgtgcatgatcacacaagcctgcatcacctctcaCATTTGATCGTGAGactagcttagagcagggtaccgaagaatagcaaattgaacttggaGAACACCAAATACCAGCTCGGCATCCTTTCGGCAAGCCTCCTGTCACGgagcaaagtgggaattcttctAACCTGATGGCACCGAGATTGTTTTGATAAATGTCGCCCATTTTAGATATAtatcatcggctagataatattaTTTGGTATATAGGTGCCAATTGATCTCATAGTATCATGGTGGAGCATGACCTTTGATGGCAGTGAAATACGCCATATTTTCTCGCGGTTAAACCCttagctaagtcaagaaattgactaagtttacctctTAACTAGTGAGTAATGAAAAAtcaatgcaaatatgtgcaaTGTCTTCTATTTTTGGATGTTCTGCAACAAATCACGTCATAATGAcaaatggacctgcaattactgaagaaaatcgcGTCAGGAGCATGACAAAGTTGACTACACTCGGAAAGGCGATTCTAAGAGCTTTAACGGGCACTAGTACGGGCAAGCCTCGCCCATACCGTGCGCCCGTATCATGCGCCGCTGCGTTCTCGAGGTCAAACCCTATAAGTTTTGTGAAGGGATCGACACTGAAAAGAGAGCCATTCGTCTCCAAACAGAGCCGCCATCCACCAGATCCATCTGcaccacaccgaaggagatccatcaccatagttcatccatctcatctcccatctcctccatagccataaccatcaccattgtaatagagatctccttgagaattggcgaccattgtaaggatattgtgatttcaatctgtaagggtattttacccttatccattattttggtaacgatgacaccgtgctaaagtatttggcctaatatgtttataaggataatctcaggtattaggcaatgaggcgtaaatggtgtatcaaaggaataagaaggctaaaggagaccccccacttcgacaataATCAAAAAAGGgtctacaggagaaatccggtctgcagcccggtccaaccgggccagcaaccggccagtccggcgtgctggccggtcaaccgggcgccaaccgagcTTCAAATGAAGtgccagcagatccggttgccgcccggtcaaccaggctactgaccggcgggtccggcgctccgtccggtcgaccgggcgccaaccggccaccAACCGAAGGAGCGCCAGGACGACGCAAAGGGGATCCGTTCgctgatccggtctgaccggcctcacgaccgggctctccggtctgtggtccggtcaaccgggtttgtcgaggaaaatgctgaggtggcaagttgcaacggccagattttgaagaacactataaataccccttctcctaccttggaagggttaggcaacatactacaagatgttcttgagctctctctctctcttactccattattagaaacaccaaaagcctccgatctccctcctcctccacccaaactcaaatccctccggggaatcactagaggaggacccgatctactgttctaccaagccaaatctcattcccccttgtattcatcgagaagcttgcttcctagggttccttggaaaccctaggtgggcaagaggagtccggaagcatccgggctgtggatttgctccgggcaagattgtgaaggtttggaggctacctcaaagtctaccacaagtgagtgagctattccttcgtgggataggctccggagaatagggtgagccttcgtggcgtggggaatccttcgtgggacctccacccctacaaacgtgacgtaccttgttgcaaagcaagggaacacgggaatacatcctcgtctccgcgtgctatcggttatctctaaccgaactccttacttgtgatttaaactgcctgagagagccttcgtgctcgagatagttgtatcttcatataggttgcttcacctagtttgcattaggctcacctttatattccgcaaagcctaatattgcaaagaaaggattaaaatctgtagaaacctattcacccccctctaggtttaccatctctatactttcaattggtatcagagcctggactcttattaagggcttcaccgccttaagagtgagatggaaaaactattcgagggtctagatgaaaactctaacctttcggttaaagagatgaaatctagattcttggcatatgatgccgagaagaagaaaaaggaggatgagctacaaagccaaatggcagagatgtctaccatgcttaagaacttgactagtcggcctcctagtacggcttcggcctcactagggagctatcacgaagtcaaccatgactatcccaaaaacacttcacccatgcctcatataaaccatagtgggaatgttccccattttgatggaactcactttcctttttggaaatcttctatggaatctcatattcgcagctgcagcgtggagttgtgggagatcattgttcatggataccgggagccacaagatcccattcggttgacctccaccgaattctacaaccgtcaactcaacgcctccgcccgtgacaagactaggagtggcatcaaccgcaagctccttgatcaagtcaatgacatagagtccgctaaagagttgtgggatcgaatcgtagtactccaagagggaaccgatttgatccaatccgctctttatgagaccgcaaagcaagaggctcatcaattcatgattcgagaaggagagtccgtggccgatgcttatgcaagactcggtgctcttagagtaagggtcaagggactcggtgttgagaagtacaatgacggcttcgagatgaatgaagcattcataaagtccaaggtcattgctatgattgccgtcaaacaagaagacaccaaccttgcactcaacttgcaaatcatgaccaagagtgccgacctcaactccgatgatcttgtctcctatgtggccgccaatgaaaacatggccaaagcgggaaagaggctcatggcaatgaaccgtgttgatgaagcctcacacaaccatgaagcgccacacaaccttgctctcaaagctagggccgatcatgaaagcaaggaagactatgagattgaagaagaggaagagatgacttcaactagtgacatggcgcgactttgctttctttgccaagaagtacaaggctaagttccctatgctcctcatgcggtgacccagcataccactgcatgttgtagtatacaagtcgttgatatgatctttgcgaagggacttcttcacaatttgccatatccctcagagtggtacaacagaaacattgcaggtcataacactccatactttattacaaacattgtcttaacaagttggtattctcacaggtcctatgagaacaccctaagatactacttaagtacgattacaacttataACTAAATattaagagagctcaacaacttatttaggtaagttctacgttgctcggctctatgatgctaggtatatcactactcctccacctccgtatcatcggatccgtagactatcccatagtccacgccttccactctgccggtaagatcgggttcttcatagaccagctcgtaacttccttctggtgctccatcgttgatagcctccacttccggatcacagtctagcaagggtgtcgaaagaaagtgagtacagaggtactcagcaagttctaaaagaataaaaaggtgtttgatgcactagctacgaccattgatcaggaaatcgcaggtcaatgcatgttttgaaatcatttcttcaaaaggttgcttttattatgaaaactatgcccgtcagtcttcataggttgactagaacttcgtggagttcctttcctgccgcgttcgcagttcccttcccggaacaaggagtgacagccacaatttgatacactctgcagaggtgcgttacttttcccacaagagatctcaccctttttgccatccgcagggacttgcccccgttcacacttcctttggtgtgaggccaggtataaagatccaagcccacaccgccttctccgcgactgcaaacccacccttttgtccaaccgtacacctccagtagacttcccccgataatacggctttactcatggtgtactccggacaatccttcatagatcgtagagccatcatcactaatggatggggatttaaaaggccatcccaacctacggcagtgcctccaacaccccgccggctctaccaatccgttggcgtgcagaagggaaaagatacgactggcttccccagagccattatagatctcatggtcaacgcgatttgtacggcgctagaatcactggacgacattggtaatttaatcctagggtgatataacccattgcaatggaacctccaccatatcaacacataccatggttccattgccagccacatagtcatattcatagttggaaagtaacattttatttgtgatgcaggaatgataagtatatagctttgcattaaagtagtagaaaataatcaagttgacatgagcaagggtgaacttgcctgtggactgcgagatagtgtagttcaatgcagttgatggaacctggacctcgggttctgtaagaagcatcattgtccggtaaggacaatgttataaaatccaaataatgcaatcatggatggattattttatgttgaatccctttaccccgttgagttatagcaatttagggttgtacttaagatttatgtctttgacggtaatttacagttgatttaaaagtataaaccattttaattcacacaaagtacaataattcaaagtaaaactatttacttggtaATCCCTTTAATCATTcaaaaaataattgaaaattataggattatctctatagtttttggaataaaaaggagtatagtatttttctgggaaaaataccctttttcaaaagaaatgacttggaataatagaatttcattttgaaatgtttgaaaataagtatttgaacttatttgagatttttccttgaattttaattacaaggaaataataattttaaattccaagttattatttaaattcttgaaattcataattttgaatttgtttcataaattccatttcatattttattcttgttaagatttatttttcattcattaatccaatttttaatggatttttagagttgtgtttgatttattaaaatttggtaaacttctggccttttattaaatgtaaaaagaccaaaatacccccctggatccatattgggcccagcccatttacctaaacccagggatggcccaataaggctaatcccttttgggttcggtggcgctgaagcggcccacctcactctcactcactcggccctctcactcgctcgacctaaccctaatctctctcgcgACGCGCTGgcaatggcgtcgccgccatggccgccgccgtgctccggccatcgccgtgcttccctgacctcgccacctacctgatctggaccgccgcgagacgatctatcgatctgtccgcgtggtttcctcgattgcttcctctcctggtggatcgcctcctctctggatctcgtggataaTCGCCTTGGGCGACTGggtgatctccgacgagctctcgccctcgccgtcgacgtgtgcgcctccgagaccgacctggcgcgggtgctgcttgcagtacctgtgccgtcgtctccgtgccgtgctgctgtggtggtgttcgtcggcgtaacgccggcgccttccctggctttgcagctgctatggccgcgcgatcactgcctcgccatgccatagcctctgccaccaggtgcGTGTAAGTTGTCctactccttctccttctcctacctgtgcgcctctccaagctactgtgcttcttcttccttatgctctgttgctttctggtgatcctgtgatcacacagaactCTGCTATGGTTACTTATTCCTCCTATGCTTCCCtttgctgcaagctcatggcccaatcaccagtttctggtactggccagtgttgccttgcttgctgtacatgctctgtttgcttatctgttgctcctaACCTGCTTGAATCTTGCTATGCTCTGTTATGCTTGgttatgagcttgctatgcttactggcatattatacttgcttgtctaggtgtactgctatgcatctgtgacacttgtgtgtgtgccattggtgcctgtgatatgcttcagtgcttcctatgcaagccaatgatccattggatcattccttgcttgttggctaacttccctgtgtagcttggcttgctataattgatccatttgatcaattgattatcAGTTATAGCTTACTGGTTAAtattgtggctaagtgattcaatttcctggtgatgctgatgctcaagcatcactatgctgttgcttactcgtgctgttgcccatc
It includes:
- the LOC127295448 gene encoding ricin B-like lectin R40C1; this encodes MFGHHGHHHGQNPPPAQAPATAGGSEPTFKLFCKADEGYCLSVRDGNVVLAPTNPRDVNQHWFKDMRFSQKIKDEEGNPAFAIVNKATGLAVKHSLGQGHPVKLVPYNPEYLDESVMWTESGDVGKGFRCIRMVNNTRLNFDALNGDKDHGGVHDGTTIVLWEWAKGDNQSWKILPWGEEAYAAGGGANAPRGGGSSEPTVRIFCKADEGFSATVRNGEVVLAPTNPRDDHQHWFKDMRHSNKIKDEEGYPAFALVNKVTGQAIKHSQGEGHPVKLVPYNPNYQDESVLWTESRDVGAGFRCIRMVNNIYLNFDALNGDKDHGGVRDGTALALWKWCEGDNQRWKILPW